In Stutzerimonas stutzeri, a genomic segment contains:
- a CDS encoding sigma-70 family RNA polymerase sigma factor: MTATSSPFDYEATLRACALGERSALQQLYEQESPRLLGVVQRIVRDAALAEDIVHDAFIRIWNKAATYDQARGSARGWIFSVTRHLALNAVRNDARQTQMDLDDEGEVSHAAIDGWQEQTDAFDWRVNPGRIEACLEQLEPVRRNCVFHAYVDGYSHQEIAQRLGAPLGTVKAWIRRSLTALRECIG; the protein is encoded by the coding sequence TTGACAGCGACCTCATCCCCATTCGATTACGAAGCAACGTTGCGTGCCTGCGCGCTTGGCGAGCGCTCGGCATTGCAGCAGCTTTATGAACAGGAAAGCCCGCGCCTGCTCGGCGTGGTCCAGCGCATCGTCCGAGACGCCGCGCTGGCGGAGGACATCGTGCATGACGCCTTCATTCGCATCTGGAACAAAGCGGCGACCTATGACCAGGCGCGCGGCTCGGCCCGGGGCTGGATCTTCAGCGTGACCCGCCACCTTGCGCTCAACGCTGTGCGCAACGACGCCCGGCAGACGCAGATGGATCTGGATGATGAAGGCGAAGTCAGCCACGCGGCCATCGATGGTTGGCAGGAACAGACCGATGCTTTCGATTGGCGAGTCAACCCCGGCCGGATCGAAGCCTGTCTCGAACAACTCGAACCGGTGCGCCGCAATTGCGTGTTTCATGCGTACGTCGATGGCTATTCACATCAGGAAATCGCCCAGCGGCTGGGTGCGCCGTTGGGCACGGTTAAAGCATGGATTCGCCGCAGCCTGACCGCCCTTCGTGAGTGCATTGGATGA
- a CDS encoding Mut7-C RNAse domain-containing protein, translating to MTTATFRFYARLNAFLPVERRGQAFNCSCAQAATTKHMIEALGVPHTEVALVLANGTPAGLDWAINDGDRIAVYPKFERLDITGLTSMQPLPSGPPRFVADAHLGGLARLLRMAGFDTLFDNRYEDAAMTALANREGRVLLTRDRALLMHRVVTHGCYVHALKPAEQLRELYERLDLATHARPFSLCMRCNQPLSEIDKQAARDRVPPRVLERHERFLGCDCCGRIFWEGSHWQDMRALLDSLTTD from the coding sequence ATGACGACCGCGACATTTCGCTTCTACGCCAGGCTCAACGCATTTCTTCCCGTCGAGCGCCGCGGGCAGGCCTTCAATTGTTCGTGTGCGCAGGCAGCGACCACCAAACACATGATCGAAGCCCTCGGCGTGCCGCACACCGAGGTGGCGCTGGTGCTGGCCAACGGAACCCCGGCCGGGCTCGACTGGGCTATCAATGACGGTGATCGAATTGCCGTCTACCCGAAATTCGAACGACTGGACATTACCGGACTGACGTCCATGCAGCCGCTCCCGAGCGGCCCGCCGCGCTTTGTCGCCGATGCACATCTGGGCGGGCTCGCCCGGCTGCTGCGCATGGCCGGCTTCGATACGCTCTTCGACAACCGCTACGAAGATGCGGCGATGACCGCTCTGGCCAACCGTGAGGGCCGGGTACTGCTGACCCGTGACCGCGCATTGCTCATGCACCGAGTGGTCACGCATGGCTGCTATGTGCATGCGCTCAAGCCGGCGGAGCAGTTGCGTGAGTTGTATGAACGCCTGGACTTGGCCACTCATGCGCGACCCTTCAGCCTGTGCATGCGTTGCAATCAGCCACTCTCTGAGATCGACAAGCAGGCTGCGCGCGACCGCGTCCCGCCGCGCGTGCTGGAACGCCATGAGCGATTCCTAGGCTGCGATTGCTGCGGCAGGATTTTCTGGGAGGGCTCGCACTGGCAGGACATGCGAGCCTTGCTGGACTCGCTGACGACCGACTGA
- a CDS encoding cysteine hydrolase family protein: MSQPKRALIVIDVQNEYVTGNLRIEYPDVQLSLGNIARTMDAARAAGIPVVTVQHIAPETSPLFARGSQQVELHPSVAQRPHDLLVEKSLASALAKTDLGAWLRDRQIDTLTVVGYMTHNCDNSTVAQAHHEGWKVELLQDATGSLPYQNAAGAASAEEIHRAFTVVMHTGFAAVASTDQWIEAVKAGQPLSPDNIYLSNQRAIQTR; the protein is encoded by the coding sequence ATGAGCCAGCCAAAACGCGCCCTGATCGTCATCGACGTGCAGAACGAATACGTCACAGGCAACCTGCGCATCGAGTATCCCGATGTGCAGCTATCGCTGGGCAACATCGCCAGAACCATGGATGCAGCCCGCGCAGCAGGCATTCCAGTGGTGACCGTGCAGCACATCGCGCCGGAAACATCACCATTGTTCGCCCGCGGCAGCCAGCAGGTCGAGCTGCATCCCTCGGTCGCACAGCGCCCGCACGACCTGCTCGTAGAGAAGTCGCTGGCAAGCGCCCTGGCCAAGACCGATCTCGGGGCCTGGCTGCGTGACCGACAAATCGACACGCTTACCGTGGTCGGTTACATGACCCACAACTGCGACAACTCGACGGTGGCGCAGGCGCACCATGAAGGCTGGAAGGTTGAGCTGCTGCAAGATGCTACCGGCTCGCTGCCCTACCAAAACGCGGCGGGTGCGGCCAGTGCCGAGGAGATTCATCGAGCCTTCACGGTGGTGATGCACACCGGCTTCGCCGCCGTGGCGAGCACCGATCAGTGGATCGAGGCCGTAAAGGCCGGGCAGCCATTGTCGCCGGACAACATCTACCTCTCCAACCAGAGGGCGATCCAAACGCGCTGA
- a CDS encoding GntP family permease: MVLILILLLLIAFIVYSTVSWKLHPFLALLAAAILAGFAYQVPTAEILKTVATGFGGILGYIGIVIALGTIIGVILERSGAAITMAESVIRLLGERFPTLTLSIIGYLVSIPVFCDSGYVILNSLKNALAARMKVSVVAMSVALATGLYATHTFVPPTPGPIAAAGNLGLEDSLGLVIAVGLLVSAIAALAGMLWANRFLKQDDRDLLDEAPSELLAEDVDFDSLRARYGTLPSTWQAFAPIFIPIALICIGSIVALPGRPLGEGVVSSVLTFLGQPVAALLIGLGFACTLLKGENKRQQFHDQVAAGIVSAAPILLITGAGGAFGAMLKITPLGDYLGQSLSALGIGLFMPFIVSAALKTAQGSTTVALVTTSAMVAPLLGSLGLDSEMGRVLTVMAIGAGGMTVSHANDSFFWVVSQFSRMKVSTAYRAQTMATLVQGVTGMTVVWLLGLVLL; encoded by the coding sequence ATGGTGCTGATCCTCATCCTGTTGCTGCTGATTGCCTTCATCGTGTATTCCACGGTGAGCTGGAAGCTGCATCCTTTTCTGGCCCTGCTGGCAGCGGCGATCCTTGCCGGCTTCGCCTACCAAGTCCCGACTGCGGAAATTCTTAAAACGGTCGCGACCGGCTTCGGTGGCATCCTCGGCTACATCGGTATCGTCATCGCACTGGGCACCATCATTGGGGTCATCCTCGAACGCTCCGGCGCGGCGATCACCATGGCTGAAAGCGTGATTCGTCTGCTGGGCGAACGCTTTCCTACGCTGACGCTGTCGATCATCGGCTACCTGGTGTCGATCCCGGTGTTCTGCGATTCGGGCTACGTCATCCTCAACTCGCTGAAAAATGCCTTGGCGGCGCGGATGAAGGTTTCGGTCGTCGCCATGAGCGTCGCGCTGGCCACCGGCCTGTATGCCACCCATACCTTCGTGCCGCCAACGCCGGGCCCGATTGCCGCCGCGGGCAACCTGGGGTTGGAAGACTCGCTGGGGCTGGTGATCGCCGTCGGCCTGCTGGTCTCGGCAATCGCGGCGCTGGCCGGGATGCTCTGGGCTAATCGCTTTCTCAAGCAGGATGACCGCGACCTGCTGGACGAAGCGCCCAGCGAGTTGCTCGCCGAAGACGTGGATTTCGATAGCCTCCGCGCCCGCTACGGCACCTTGCCTAGTACCTGGCAAGCCTTCGCGCCGATCTTCATTCCCATCGCGCTGATTTGTATCGGCTCGATCGTCGCGCTACCCGGCAGGCCGCTGGGTGAAGGTGTCGTGTCCTCCGTACTGACTTTCCTCGGTCAGCCGGTCGCCGCGCTGCTGATCGGCCTGGGCTTCGCCTGCACGTTGCTCAAGGGCGAGAACAAACGCCAGCAGTTTCATGATCAGGTGGCCGCGGGCATCGTCTCGGCGGCCCCCATTCTGTTGATTACCGGCGCCGGCGGTGCCTTCGGCGCGATGCTGAAGATCACGCCGCTGGGCGATTACCTGGGCCAAAGCCTATCAGCGTTGGGTATCGGTCTGTTCATGCCCTTTATTGTCTCCGCCGCGCTAAAAACCGCGCAGGGCTCTACTACCGTCGCGCTGGTCACCACCTCTGCAATGGTCGCGCCGTTACTCGGCAGTCTCGGTCTGGACAGCGAAATGGGCCGGGTGCTGACTGTCATGGCCATTGGCGCGGGCGGTATGACCGTGTCCCATGCCAACGACAGCTTCTTCTGGGTGGTCTCGCAGTTCAGCCGGATGAAGGTGTCCACAGCCTACCGCGCGCAGACCATGGCAACGCTGGTTCAGGGCGTAACCGGGATGACGGTGGTCTGGTTGTTGGGGCTGGTGCTGCTTTGA
- a CDS encoding sulfite exporter TauE/SafE family protein: MEFGVLGFVIAGLLVGFIVGMTGVGGGSLMTPILLWFGVNPAAAVGTDLLYAAITKAGGVWVHQKNRNIDWRITGWLALGSVPAAAAMLWILKGLHSDQDTLNAVIKQSLGIVLVLTALAVLFKKRLLVLASRLSGPTPRLSPRGLDVLTVVVGMVLGAVVTLTSIGAGALGTVALFFLYPLLSTRRLVGTEIAHAVPLTLVAGLGHAGMGNMDWTILAYLLMGSLPGIYLGSNLSGRVPDSFLRPCMAVMLAAIGYKLI, encoded by the coding sequence ATGGAGTTTGGTGTTCTTGGCTTTGTGATAGCCGGTCTGCTGGTGGGGTTCATCGTCGGTATGACCGGGGTTGGTGGTGGTTCGTTGATGACGCCGATCCTGTTGTGGTTCGGCGTCAACCCCGCAGCGGCTGTCGGCACCGATCTGCTCTACGCGGCGATCACCAAGGCGGGCGGCGTCTGGGTCCATCAGAAGAACCGCAACATCGATTGGCGCATTACCGGTTGGCTGGCGCTGGGTAGCGTGCCGGCCGCAGCGGCGATGCTCTGGATATTGAAAGGGTTACACAGCGATCAGGACACGCTCAACGCGGTGATCAAGCAATCGCTGGGCATCGTTCTGGTGCTCACCGCGCTGGCAGTGCTTTTCAAGAAGCGTCTGTTGGTACTCGCCTCTCGCCTGTCCGGACCAACCCCGCGGCTATCGCCTCGTGGCCTGGACGTGCTGACCGTTGTGGTCGGCATGGTGCTCGGTGCAGTGGTAACGCTGACCTCCATCGGTGCCGGCGCACTGGGTACCGTGGCGTTGTTCTTTCTCTATCCATTGCTGAGCACGCGACGACTGGTCGGCACGGAAATCGCCCACGCCGTGCCGCTGACGCTGGTCGCCGGCCTTGGTCACGCCGGCATGGGCAACATGGACTGGACCATTCTGGCCTATCTGCTGATGGGCTCGTTGCCGGGCATTTACCTGGGCAGCAACCTGTCCGGCCGTGTTCCGGACTCCTTTTTGCGACCCTGCATGGCGGTAATGTTGGCGGCCATCGGCTATAAGCTGATCTGA
- a CDS encoding VOC family protein has translation MKITPYLTFDGQARDAFTLYQKVLGGTLEMMTFAQAPESEHFPAEHRERIMHVCLNLGDYQLMASDTMPGDAACGGGPYEGIKGCSISLHPTSVAEAERVFNGLAEGGQVMMPLEKTFWAERFGMFVDRFGVSWMINCEQA, from the coding sequence ATGAAAATCACCCCCTACCTCACCTTCGACGGCCAGGCGCGCGACGCCTTCACGCTCTACCAGAAGGTACTGGGCGGCACGCTGGAGATGATGACCTTCGCCCAAGCGCCCGAGTCCGAGCATTTCCCAGCGGAACATCGGGAGCGGATCATGCACGTCTGCCTGAACCTGGGTGACTACCAGTTGATGGCATCCGACACCATGCCCGGCGATGCTGCCTGTGGCGGCGGCCCGTACGAGGGCATCAAGGGCTGCTCGATATCCCTGCATCCAACAAGCGTTGCCGAGGCCGAGCGCGTATTCAACGGGCTGGCCGAAGGTGGACAGGTCATGATGCCGCTGGAGAAAACCTTCTGGGCCGAGCGTTTCGGCATGTTCGTAGACCGCTTCGGCGTCTCCTGGATGATCAATTGCGAGCAGGCCTAG
- a CDS encoding M20/M25/M40 family metallo-hydrolase: MRARPSPLAAAVALCFFSLTSLAADLKPDELLKQAEAEQKPYLETVKELVSVDTGTGLEKGLATVSQMLVKRLEALGAKVTTTPAMPSAGDNIVGTLEGSGSKNFLLMVHYDTVFGEGTAAKRPFRMDEQRAYGPGVADAKGGVAMILHALELLKRQGFDDYGSITVLFNPDEEMGSSGSKKIIAELARKHDYVFSYEPPDQDAVTTATNGINAVMLEVKGKSSHAGSAPEDGRNAVMELAHQLVQLRDLGDPSKGTTVNWTMIEGGEKRNIIPSSAKAEADMRYSDLSEYDRVLADAKRIIEKQLIDETTVDLHINKGRPPLAKNAGSEALAETAQKLYGEIDKDIEPIAMRFGTDAGYAYVPDSDKPAVLETMGVVGAGLHSDEEYLELASIAPRLYLTVAMIKTLSSQNE, translated from the coding sequence ATGCGCGCCCGCCCTTCCCCGCTCGCCGCCGCCGTTGCCCTGTGCTTCTTTTCTCTGACCAGCCTTGCAGCCGACCTCAAGCCCGACGAGTTGCTCAAGCAGGCCGAAGCCGAGCAGAAGCCCTACTTGGAAACGGTGAAGGAACTGGTCTCCGTCGATACGGGCACCGGGCTGGAAAAGGGCTTGGCGACTGTCAGCCAGATGCTGGTCAAGCGCCTCGAAGCCCTGGGGGCGAAAGTCACGACCACGCCCGCGATGCCTTCGGCAGGCGACAACATCGTCGGCACGCTGGAAGGCTCGGGCAGCAAGAATTTCCTGCTGATGGTTCACTACGACACGGTGTTCGGCGAAGGTACCGCCGCGAAGCGTCCGTTCCGCATGGACGAGCAGCGCGCCTACGGTCCCGGCGTCGCAGACGCCAAAGGTGGCGTGGCGATGATTCTGCACGCGCTGGAGCTGCTCAAACGCCAGGGCTTCGACGACTACGGCAGCATCACCGTGCTGTTCAACCCGGACGAAGAAATGGGCTCGTCTGGCTCGAAGAAAATCATCGCCGAGCTGGCGCGCAAGCATGACTACGTCTTCTCCTACGAGCCGCCAGACCAGGATGCGGTGACCACGGCCACCAACGGCATCAACGCGGTGATGCTCGAAGTGAAGGGCAAGTCATCCCATGCGGGCTCGGCACCAGAAGACGGTCGCAATGCCGTGATGGAACTGGCCCACCAATTGGTGCAGTTGCGTGATCTGGGCGATCCGAGCAAGGGCACCACGGTCAACTGGACCATGATCGAGGGTGGCGAGAAGCGCAACATCATCCCTTCCAGCGCGAAAGCGGAGGCGGACATGCGCTACTCGGACCTCAGCGAGTACGACCGGGTGCTGGCGGATGCCAAGCGCATCATCGAGAAGCAGCTGATCGACGAGACCACTGTCGATCTACACATCAATAAAGGCCGTCCACCGCTGGCGAAGAATGCTGGCTCCGAAGCCTTGGCCGAGACGGCGCAAAAACTCTATGGTGAAATCGACAAAGATATCGAGCCCATTGCCATGCGTTTCGGTACCGATGCCGGTTACGCCTACGTCCCGGATAGCGACAAGCCAGCGGTGTTGGAAACCATGGGCGTGGTCGGTGCCGGCCTGCACTCGGATGAAGAGTACCTGGAGCTCGCCAGCATCGCGCCACGCCTGTACCTGACGGTGGCGATGATCAAGACGCTGTCCAGCCAAAACGAGTAG
- a CDS encoding YciI family protein, with product MRFMVMIKANPDTEAGVMPSEEVLTAMGQYNEELMNAGVMLGGEGLHPSSRGARVRFSEGQTSVVDGPFVETREPIAGYWLFQTGSLQEAVDWVKRCPASAIGDSEIEIRQIFEAEDFGAEFTPELRDQEERLRARISQ from the coding sequence ATGCGATTCATGGTGATGATCAAGGCCAACCCCGACACCGAAGCGGGCGTGATGCCCAGCGAGGAGGTGCTCACAGCCATGGGCCAGTACAACGAAGAACTGATGAATGCCGGCGTCATGCTGGGCGGTGAAGGCCTGCACCCCAGCAGCCGAGGCGCGCGCGTGCGCTTCAGCGAGGGGCAAACATCGGTGGTGGACGGCCCGTTCGTCGAAACCCGCGAGCCGATTGCCGGCTATTGGCTGTTTCAAACCGGATCGTTGCAAGAAGCCGTCGACTGGGTGAAACGTTGCCCTGCGTCTGCCATCGGCGATTCGGAAATCGAGATTCGCCAGATTTTCGAAGCCGAAGATTTCGGCGCTGAATTCACCCCCGAGTTGCGCGACCAGGAAGAACGTTTGCGCGCGCGGATCAGCCAATAA
- a CDS encoding DUF3455 domain-containing protein — protein sequence MDAKKILCLTGLSLALGCSANAFAKMDVPEAVKVPDGHTVSMETVGVGKITYECQAKADMPEKMEWVFVGPKAALNDRSGKQVGSYYGPPATWEAADGSTITGTQVAVAPAGDGNIPYQLVKANPAEGNGAMKGVSYIQRVATKGGVAPAATCEAANKGERQIVDYQADYLFWSMK from the coding sequence ATGGACGCGAAAAAGATCCTTTGCCTGACCGGACTTTCCCTGGCGCTCGGCTGCTCGGCCAACGCCTTCGCCAAAATGGACGTACCCGAAGCCGTCAAGGTCCCGGATGGCCATACCGTCAGCATGGAAACCGTCGGCGTTGGCAAAATTACCTATGAATGCCAAGCCAAAGCCGATATGCCCGAAAAAATGGAGTGGGTGTTCGTCGGCCCCAAGGCCGCGCTCAATGACCGCAGCGGCAAGCAGGTCGGCAGTTACTACGGCCCGCCTGCCACTTGGGAGGCGGCGGATGGCTCCACGATCACCGGCACTCAGGTTGCGGTGGCCCCGGCTGGCGACGGCAACATCCCGTATCAGTTGGTCAAGGCCAACCCGGCCGAAGGCAACGGTGCGATGAAGGGCGTCAGCTATATTCAGCGCGTAGCGACCAAGGGCGGCGTAGCGCCAGCGGCAACGTGCGAGGCAGCCAACAAGGGCGAGCGCCAGATCGTGGATTACCAGGCCGACTACCTGTTCTGGTCTATGAAGTGA
- a CDS encoding DUF445 domain-containing protein produces the protein MSPLQHRWQSPVLRMKLVAGLLLLLAALLYVVATALEPRHPAWGYLASFAEAAMVGAIADWFAVTALFRHPLGLPIPHTAIIPRSKARIGQNLSTFITTHFLSTPLVLAKLEALDIGGRLANWLRHPANAAAVGRQLTGMARFGVESLHDERVQAFVQAKLINRARKVDLAPVCGQVLEMLTRQGKHQAMLDEGLIKLDALLQDDDTRALVADAITAEVRTLRYLGLSRAVGGWSANKFVDGVSAVIAEVAGDPEHPLRERFDEHVGEYIERLKHDPGYRLEIERLVAQLLEHPATTDYLQTLWRELTDWLETDLDSPDSRIGKRIVRLTQGLGDSLAADTAMRTWINEQLIAAAPAMLERYRGQIGKYIAQRVENWESRELVEQMEQSVGKDLQYIRINGTLVGGLVGLVLHALTQLATG, from the coding sequence ATGAGCCCTCTGCAACATCGCTGGCAGTCGCCGGTTTTACGCATGAAGCTGGTCGCCGGCTTATTACTGCTGCTCGCAGCCCTGCTTTACGTCGTTGCGACCGCCCTGGAACCACGCCACCCGGCTTGGGGTTATCTCGCCTCCTTCGCCGAAGCCGCCATGGTCGGTGCCATCGCCGACTGGTTCGCGGTCACCGCCCTGTTCCGCCACCCGCTCGGCCTGCCTATTCCGCACACGGCGATCATTCCGCGCAGCAAGGCCCGCATTGGGCAGAACCTGTCGACCTTCATCACCACCCACTTCCTTTCCACCCCGTTGGTACTGGCCAAGCTGGAGGCACTGGATATCGGCGGGCGCCTGGCCAACTGGCTGCGTCATCCGGCCAACGCCGCCGCGGTCGGGAGGCAGCTCACCGGCATGGCGCGTTTCGGCGTCGAGTCCTTGCATGACGAGCGGGTGCAGGCCTTCGTCCAGGCCAAGCTGATCAATCGCGCGCGCAAGGTCGATCTGGCGCCGGTCTGTGGCCAGGTACTGGAAATGCTCACCCGCCAGGGCAAGCATCAGGCGATGCTCGATGAGGGGCTGATCAAGCTCGACGCCCTGCTGCAGGACGACGACACCCGTGCGTTGGTGGCCGACGCCATCACCGCCGAAGTGCGTACCCTGCGCTACCTGGGCCTGAGCAGGGCCGTCGGCGGCTGGTCGGCGAACAAGTTCGTCGACGGCGTTTCGGCGGTGATCGCCGAGGTCGCAGGCGACCCTGAGCATCCGCTTCGCGAACGCTTCGACGAGCACGTCGGCGAGTACATCGAGCGGCTCAAGCATGACCCCGGCTATCGGCTGGAAATCGAGCGCCTCGTCGCCCAGTTGCTGGAACACCCGGCCACCACCGACTACTTGCAAACACTCTGGCGCGAGCTGACCGATTGGCTGGAGACCGATCTGGACAGTCCGGATTCGCGCATCGGCAAGCGGATCGTGCGTCTGACCCAAGGCTTGGGCGACTCGCTGGCCGCCGACACGGCGATGCGCACCTGGATCAACGAACAACTGATAGCCGCCGCGCCCGCGATGCTCGAGCGCTACCGCGGGCAGATCGGCAAGTACATTGCCCAGCGCGTGGAGAACTGGGAAAGCCGCGAACTGGTCGAGCAGATGGAACAGAGCGTCGGCAAAGACCTGCAGTACATTCGCATCAACGGCACCCTGGTCGGCGGGCTGGTCGGGCTGGTGCTGCATGCGCTGACTCAACTTGCAACCGGATAG
- a CDS encoding GlxA family transcriptional regulator encodes MQPHRIAVVAFDQISPFHLSVPCMVFGDAMSRTQRYVIDVCAAETGLLRTTAGFELNVAHGLEALEQADTVIVPSWRDGDEAPPAALLAALIAAHQRGATLVGLCLGAYVLAATGLLDGRRATTHWAWVEHFKAQHLHIQVDSDVLYLDDTNLLTSAGTAAALDCCLYLVRKHWGAEVANKVARHLVMSPHRQGGQAQFIEQPIPTSRRDSRLGELLDWARASLHLPHTLDSLAEKALMSRRTFSRHFRQHTGTTVGGWLLAERVALSQRLLESTNQPIDAIAALAGFGSPVSLRQHFSKALGISPNHYRQAFRGRG; translated from the coding sequence ATGCAGCCGCACCGGATAGCCGTGGTCGCCTTCGACCAGATAAGCCCGTTTCATCTTTCCGTACCCTGCATGGTGTTCGGTGATGCGATGTCACGCACGCAGCGTTATGTCATCGATGTCTGTGCTGCCGAAACGGGACTGCTGCGGACCACCGCGGGCTTCGAGTTGAATGTGGCGCACGGGCTGGAAGCGCTGGAACAGGCCGATACGGTGATCGTGCCTAGTTGGCGCGATGGCGACGAGGCACCACCGGCCGCGCTGCTCGCAGCTCTGATAGCGGCTCATCAACGGGGGGCGACATTGGTCGGGCTCTGCCTCGGTGCTTACGTGCTGGCCGCAACCGGGCTGCTCGATGGCCGTCGCGCGACGACGCACTGGGCGTGGGTCGAGCATTTCAAGGCGCAGCATCTGCACATTCAGGTGGACAGCGATGTGCTCTATCTGGATGACACTAATTTGCTGACATCGGCTGGGACGGCGGCGGCGCTGGATTGCTGTCTGTATCTGGTGCGCAAGCACTGGGGGGCGGAGGTGGCGAACAAGGTGGCGCGACACCTGGTCATGTCGCCGCATCGGCAGGGCGGTCAGGCGCAGTTCATCGAGCAGCCCATACCGACCAGCCGTCGTGACAGTCGTCTCGGAGAATTGCTCGACTGGGCGCGGGCGAGCCTGCACTTGCCGCATACGCTGGATAGCCTGGCGGAGAAAGCGCTGATGAGTCGCCGTACCTTCAGCCGGCATTTCCGGCAGCACACCGGCACCACTGTTGGCGGCTGGCTGCTGGCCGAACGCGTCGCGTTGAGCCAGCGTCTGTTGGAGAGCACCAATCAGCCTATCGATGCAATCGCCGCACTGGCTGGATTCGGCTCGCCGGTCTCGCTACGGCAGCACTTCAGCAAGGCCCTCGGCATATCGCCCAACCACTACCGGCAAGCATTTCGCGGCCGCGGCTGA
- a CDS encoding anti-sigma factor produces the protein MKNDPNERSEDLHELAGEYVLGTLTAVEREAVEQRLALESELQSAVDYWEARLLHLTELVEPQTPSPRLWTRIERSLDESSRQATPIVPARHETWWNSLSIWRGFAAAGMAATLVLGVLLLTRVPPEPSPTWLVVLATPQGLAPGWVMQAGNRSREIELIPLGVTELPPDKALQLWTKAEGWQAPVSLGLVQPGEPVKIRLDELPPLQPNQLFELTLEQPTGSPTGLPTGPIQFIGRAAKVI, from the coding sequence ATGAAAAACGACCCCAACGAGCGCAGCGAAGATTTGCATGAACTGGCAGGCGAATACGTGCTTGGGACGCTCACGGCTGTAGAACGGGAAGCGGTCGAACAGCGATTGGCGCTCGAGTCAGAGCTGCAATCAGCTGTGGATTATTGGGAAGCGCGGCTGCTGCACCTGACCGAACTGGTGGAGCCGCAAACGCCTTCGCCGCGTTTGTGGACTCGCATCGAGCGCAGCCTGGACGAGTCCAGCCGACAAGCCACACCGATAGTGCCTGCACGCCACGAAACCTGGTGGAACAGCTTGTCGATCTGGCGCGGCTTCGCGGCTGCGGGCATGGCGGCCACCCTGGTATTGGGCGTATTGCTGCTGACCCGAGTACCGCCGGAGCCATCGCCGACCTGGTTGGTGGTGCTCGCCACGCCGCAGGGCCTGGCGCCTGGCTGGGTGATGCAGGCCGGCAATCGTTCGCGGGAAATCGAGCTGATACCGCTGGGCGTCACCGAACTGCCGCCGGACAAGGCGCTGCAGCTCTGGACGAAGGCCGAAGGCTGGCAGGCACCGGTGTCCCTCGGCTTGGTCCAACCGGGCGAACCGGTAAAGATTCGCCTCGACGAGTTGCCGCCGTTGCAGCCCAACCAGCTGTTCGAGCTGACGCTGGAACAGCCGACCGGCTCGCCAACCGGCCTGCCGACCGGTCCGATTCAATTCATCGGGCGTGCGGCCAAGGTCATTTGA
- a CDS encoding glutathione S-transferase N-terminal domain-containing protein, with protein sequence MHDLSAFPITQKWPASYPDRLQLYSLPTPNGVKASIMLEETGLPYEAHLVRFESNDQLSEEFLSLNPNNKIPAILDPNGPDGEPLALFESGAILLYLADKTGQFMPEDAAARYETIQWLMFQMGGIGPMFGQLGFFHKFAGKDYEDKRPRDRYVAEAQRLLGVLDKRLEGREWLMGGRYSIADIATFPWVRNLVGFYEARELVEFDRFVNVQRVLDAFVARPAVAKGLNIPPRG encoded by the coding sequence ATGCACGATCTATCCGCCTTCCCCATCACCCAGAAATGGCCCGCCAGCTACCCCGATCGCCTGCAGCTGTATTCGTTGCCCACGCCCAATGGGGTGAAGGCGTCGATCATGCTGGAGGAAACCGGCCTGCCCTACGAGGCGCATCTGGTGAGATTCGAGAGCAACGATCAGCTCTCGGAGGAGTTCCTCTCGCTGAACCCGAACAATAAGATCCCGGCGATTCTTGACCCCAACGGCCCTGATGGCGAGCCGCTGGCGCTGTTCGAGTCCGGTGCGATTCTGCTGTACCTGGCGGACAAGACCGGTCAGTTCATGCCCGAGGACGCCGCGGCTCGCTACGAGACGATTCAGTGGTTGATGTTCCAGATGGGCGGCATCGGGCCGATGTTCGGCCAGCTGGGCTTCTTCCACAAATTTGCCGGCAAGGACTACGAAGACAAGCGCCCGCGCGACCGTTACGTCGCCGAAGCCCAACGCCTACTGGGCGTACTGGACAAACGCCTGGAAGGCCGTGAATGGCTCATGGGCGGCCGTTACAGCATCGCTGACATCGCGACCTTCCCGTGGGTGCGCAACCTGGTGGGCTTCTACGAAGCGCGCGAGCTGGTGGAGTTCGACCGCTTCGTCAATGTGCAGCGGGTGCTGGACGCCTTCGTCGCGCGGCCCGCTGTGGCTAAAGGCCTGAATATTCCGCCAAGGGGCTGA